In Zingiber officinale cultivar Zhangliang chromosome 11B, Zo_v1.1, whole genome shotgun sequence, a single window of DNA contains:
- the LOC122035198 gene encoding uncharacterized protein LOC122035198, producing the protein MSAAKIIGAIAGSVTISYVCHTLISDKKIFGGTTPKTVADKEWWEATDKKFQAWPRTAGPPVVMNPISRQNFIVKSPES; encoded by the exons ATGTCGGCAGCAAAAATTATCGGAGCTATCGCGGGATCTGTAACCATTTCATACGTATGCCATACCTTAATTTCTGACAAAAAGATATTTGGAG GTACGACTCCAAAAACAGTCGCCGACAAGGAATGGTGGGAGGCAACTGATAAAAAGTTCCAGGCCTGGCCTCGTACCGCTGGACCGCCCGTCGTCATGAACCCAATTAGCCGGCAAAACTTCATCGTTAAATCACCTGAATCGTGA
- the LOC122033736 gene encoding uncharacterized protein LOC122033736 yields the protein MAGERGEVSGYLMDPCLYNSLPSLPPPESRDLGSPWSPSAHAPYSPSNVLSTPDVLPADPAHAADSVYPSSSELLLLYDEHDVTSSTSESPGVDGNEPLAREPLRLVRRDVDAQIAVPSPSQPSLRAGHDRVETAYAHVRLSELTARGNTLSAQHQLLQHPEYRFQRLLELLRIRRSITTEAQGLDAVPNPLTNPERLMHDIMQSHRAMEDAKKATESEKSGDVENKKDDSSAANFECNICYELAKAPVVTPCGHLYCWSCLYQWLHAHSVNSECPVCKGQVLEVNVTPIYGRGGDETKDLKQDNGDEESGLKIPPRPSANRIENLRPQLRQRLEEGIANSWRNSMNEDTHDEHRTGPRSSRRQERSSAARTAVRRRPVRRMQREEGRGSNSTGIGLHGDESLSYPIIPPLVFHGGVVPFQQAGLSSLSNSLEPLLQHRDSAGSVVAADQASA from the coding sequence ATGGCCGGGGAGCGAGGTGAGGTAAGCGGCTACCTCATGGATCCGTGTCTTTATAACAGTCTTCCTTCCCTACCTCCACCGGAAAGTCGCGATCTTGGATCGCCGTGGTCGCCCTCCGCCCACGCGCCCTACTCTCCGTCCAACGTGCTGTCGACGCCGGATGTGCTGCCTGCCGATCCCGCCCACGCCGCTGACAGCGTTTACCCTTCCTCCTCCGAGCTCCTTCTGTTGTACGATGAGCACGATGTTACTTCTTCTACTTCAGAGTCGCCGGGAGTCGATGGGAATGAACCGTTAGCTCGAGAGCCGCTGCGCCTGGTGCGCCGCGATGTTGATGCCCAAATCGCCGTTCCATCGCCTTCTCAGCCTTCCCTGAGAGCTGGGCATGATCGAGTTGAGACGGCCTACGCCCATGTTCGCCTGAGCGAGCTCACTGCTCGTGGCAACACGCTCTCTGCTCAGCATCAGCTCCTCCAACACCCAGAGTACCGTTTCCAGAGGTTGCTAGAATTGCTGCGAATTCGTAGGTCGATCACCACCGAAGCGCAGGGGCTCGATGCTGTTCCCAATCCCTTGACAAACCCTGAAAGGTTGATGCATGACATTATGCAATCTCATAGGGCAATGGAGGATGCCAAGAAGGCCACCGAAAGCGAGAAGTCAGGAGATGTGGAGAACAAAAAAGATGATAGTTCCGCAGCTAATTTCGAGTGCAACATTTGTTATGAGCTCGCCAAGGCACCAGTGGTTACTCCTTGTGGTCATCTCTATTGTTGGTCTTGTTTGTATCAGTGGCTTCATGCTCATTCTGTCAATTCTGAATGCCCTGTCTGCAAAGGGCAGGTACTTGAAGTTAATGTAACTCCTATTTATGGTCGCGGAGGGGACGAAACGAAAGATCTTAAGCAAGACAACGGCGATGAGGAATCAGGTTTGAAGATTCCTCCTCGGCCCTCAGCTAACAGAATTGAAAATTTGAGGCCACAATTGCGGCAGAGACTGGAAGAAGGAATAGCAAACTCATGGAGGAATTCTATGAATGAAGACACACATGATGAGCACAGAACAGGACCTCGCTCGTCTAGGAGGCAGGAAAGGTCTAGTGCTGCACGAACTGCGGTGAGGAGAAGGCCGGTTCGAAGAATGCAACGGGAGGAGGGGAGGGGTTCAAACTCTACTGGAATCGGCTTGCATGGGGATGAGTCATTGAGCTACCCAATTATTCCACCTCTGGTCTTCCATGGCGGAGTTGTTCCATTTCAACAAGCTGGACTATCATCGTTGTCTAATAGTCTTGAGCCTTTACTACAACATAGGGATAGTGCTGGGTCAGTAGTTGCTGCAGACCAAGCATCGGCTTGA